The region ATTGCAGCAAAGTCTGCTGCACCCATTCAGTCCATTCGGCCCTTCAACTGAAGGAAGAGAATCCTGATCGGGATGTCTATATCATTTATCGGGACCTGAGGACCTTTGGAGAACGGGAAGATCTTTATAAGCAGGCCCGTCAGGCCGGTATCCTTTTTATCCGCTATGCCCTGGAACAAAAGCCGGTAGTGGAGGCCGGCGAAAACGGGCTGATGGTTACGGTGAAGGATCATATCCTGGATCAGGACATCCGGATCCAGGCCGACCTGGTGACCCTGGCCGGAGCCATTGTCTCGCCCAGGGATCATGAACTGGCCCAGTTGTTCAAGGTCCCTTTGAATGAAGACGGGTTTTTTGTCGAGGCCCATGCCAAATTGAGGCCGGTGGATTTCGCCACCGACGGGGTCTTTTTATGCGGGCTGGCCCATTATCCCAAACCCATCGAGGAATCCATTGCCCAGGCCCAGGCGGCCGTGGCCAGGGCGGTCACTTTGTTGGCCGGATTGAAAATCCAGGTGAGCGGCACGGTGGCCCAAACCAGTGCCGGGTTGTGCAGTCAGTGCGGTATCTGTGTGGCCATTTGCCCCTATTCGGCTCCCGGTTGGAATGAAAAGACGGCCAAGGCCGAGATCAATCCGGCCCTCTGCAAGGGATGCGGTCTTTGCGTGGCCTCCTGCCGGTCCGGGGCGATCAACCTGAAAGGATTTGATCAGGCCCAAATCTTTGCCATGATCGAAGCAGCATAAAAAATAGGCACCAGGTCTAAGGCACAAGGTTCAAGGTAAAAAAAATTCTTAACTCCGTCACCTTGCGCCTTGTGCCCTGCGCCCTGAACCTTTTATTTTTAAGGAAAGCATATGAACGAACCATTTGAACCTAAAATCATTAGTTTTTTATGTAACTGGTGCAGTTACGGAGGGGCGGATCTGGCCGGGGTAAGCCGCCTGCAGTATCCCCCCAATATCCGAGTCGTCCGCATTCCCTGTACCGGAAGGCTGGATCCTAAATTCATCCTGGCCTCCTTTCGCCGCGGGGCCGACGGGGTCTGGGTTTCAGGCTGCCACCCCGGAGACTGCCATTATATCGCCGGAAACTACTATGCCCGCCGAAAATTCGCCTTGCTGAAAGGGCTTTTGGAGCACATGGGCATTGAACCGGGGCGTCTTCATTTTTCCTGGGTGTCCTCGGCCGAAGCCACCAAGTTTCAACAAGTGGTCACCGAAGTGACCGGGGCGGTCAAGGCCCTGGGGCCGGCCCAACATTTTATCAAGAAAATGCCAGAGGTGGCTTAGATGGTGGAATACACGAGAAAGATACAAGACATTGCCAAACGGCTTTTAAGCGAAAAAAAAGTCGATGCTGTCATCGGCTACCGTCAGGGTTCTGTCCCCATGATGAACGAGCCCATATTGGTCCGGGAGGCCGATAAGATCGATCAGCTTTATTGGGATTCCTTCTGCGGGGTCAATCTGGCCAACTATTTGCCTAAACGGAAGGAACGGTTGGCCATCGTGGCCAAGGGGTGTGATTCCCGGAATATCGTGGTCCATTTACAAGAGGGACAAATCAAAAGAGATCAGATCCATATTATCGGTGTTCCTTGCCGGGGCATGGTCGACCGGCGAAAAGTCCGGGCCAAACTGGAAGGCCAAGAGCCCCTCCGAGTGGTCGAAACAGGGGATCAGATCGTTGTTGAAGGCAAGGATTTTAAGGAAACCTTTAAAAAGGCCGATCTCCTGCAGGACAATTGCGCCATCTGTATCCACCGCAATCCGGTCCTCTATGATGAGTTAGTCGGGGAGTTGGTGACTGAGCAGAGCGGCGTGGACCGCTATGAAGACGTTCGGGCTGTAGAGGACATGGATCCGGAGGCCCGCTGGAAATATTTTGAAGAGTTGGTCCGGCCCTGTATCCGTTGTTATGCCTGTCGAAATGCCTGCCCCTTGTGCTATTGTCCGACCTGTTTTGTCGATGAATCGAAACCCCAATGGATGGGCAAGAGCCTGGATCCGACGGATGTGCGGACCTTTCATTTTATGCGGGCTTTCCATTGTGCCGGCCGATGCACCGACTGCGGGGC is a window of Deltaproteobacteria bacterium DNA encoding:
- a CDS encoding 4Fe-4S dicluster domain-containing protein, whose protein sequence is MVEYTRKIQDIAKRLLSEKKVDAVIGYRQGSVPMMNEPILVREADKIDQLYWDSFCGVNLANYLPKRKERLAIVAKGCDSRNIVVHLQEGQIKRDQIHIIGVPCRGMVDRRKVRAKLEGQEPLRVVETGDQIVVEGKDFKETFKKADLLQDNCAICIHRNPVLYDELVGELVTEQSGVDRYEDVRAVEDMDPEARWKYFEELVRPCIRCYACRNACPLCYCPTCFVDESKPQWMGKSLDPTDVRTFHFMRAFHCAGRCTDCGACERACPVGIKVRQFTKKLEKDILELYHFEAGIIPEGRPPLDVYRPDDPEKFIK
- a CDS encoding hydrogenase iron-sulfur subunit, which codes for MNEPFEPKIISFLCNWCSYGGADLAGVSRLQYPPNIRVVRIPCTGRLDPKFILASFRRGADGVWVSGCHPGDCHYIAGNYYARRKFALLKGLLEHMGIEPGRLHFSWVSSAEATKFQQVVTEVTGAVKALGPAQHFIKKMPEVA